The Fluviicola sp. genome contains a region encoding:
- a CDS encoding cyclase family protein — MQLFLGNGTYVLTNEGIDCSIPLEGSEQNVRAWYVSPPVIEPVRENGWVGAVAEGGSVNFRSIQFNPHGHGTHTECLGHITSEVHSVNGIVDKLLYHAVVITVAPEIRVQADGSVDRVITAATVSGLLKGLKSEALLIRTLPNEAGKMHLNYSDTNPAYCDVDILPLLDELGIIHLLIDTPSVDREKDGGELAFHHGYWGVPDNQRFDRTITEMIYIPDDVPDGEYMLNLQTAPFVNDATPSRPVLFPLHRNAED; from the coding sequence ATGCAGTTATTTCTCGGAAACGGAACCTATGTTTTAACGAATGAAGGAATAGATTGTTCTATTCCGTTGGAAGGATCGGAACAAAATGTCCGTGCCTGGTATGTATCACCACCTGTAATCGAACCTGTTCGCGAGAACGGTTGGGTAGGAGCAGTTGCGGAAGGCGGAAGTGTGAATTTTCGCTCCATTCAATTCAATCCGCATGGCCATGGTACACACACGGAATGTTTGGGCCACATTACTTCCGAAGTGCATTCTGTAAACGGGATCGTCGATAAACTGCTTTACCACGCGGTTGTGATTACCGTTGCACCGGAAATCCGTGTACAAGCCGACGGATCCGTTGATCGTGTGATTACTGCTGCAACTGTTTCCGGTTTGTTGAAGGGACTGAAAAGTGAGGCCTTGCTGATTCGCACGCTTCCGAATGAAGCCGGGAAAATGCACCTGAATTATTCGGATACGAATCCGGCTTATTGTGATGTGGATATTTTGCCTCTTTTAGATGAGTTGGGAATCATTCATTTGTTGATAGACACGCCATCTGTTGATCGTGAAAAAGACGGCGGTGAACTGGCTTTTCATCATGGATATTGGGGTGTTCCCGACAATCAGCGATTCGACCGGACCATTACGGAAATGATTTATATTCCTGACGATGTTCCGGATGGTGAATACATGTTGAACCTTCAAACGGCACCTTTCGTAAATGATGCAACGCCGAGCAGGCCGGTTTTGTTTCCGCTTCATCGGAATGCAGAGGATTAA
- a CDS encoding M48 family metalloprotease → MKRAIVFSLLLVAGASFLMNCNGSKKLGSGINLFPMEQDKQLGAQVAAEIDGNPKEYPLLDSASNREVYQYLYKIRNTILNSGQVKHKDDFAWRLRIIKDDSTLNAFCTPGGYIYVYTGILKYLDNEAQLAGVLGHEIAHADFRHSTRQMTQMYGVEVLLAIVAGNHQQLSQITAGLVGLKFSRNHESEADKGSVTYLCPTVYAADGGAGFFEKINAAGGSRTPEFLSTHPNPENRIENFKNYRIEMACQGVNDFASEYKKVIAKLPK, encoded by the coding sequence ATGAAAAGAGCAATTGTATTTTCTTTATTATTAGTTGCCGGAGCAAGTTTTTTGATGAACTGTAACGGGTCCAAAAAATTGGGATCGGGGATCAATCTGTTCCCCATGGAACAAGACAAGCAGCTGGGAGCGCAGGTAGCAGCTGAAATCGACGGAAATCCGAAAGAATATCCGTTATTGGATTCAGCTTCCAATAGAGAAGTATACCAGTATTTGTACAAAATCCGCAATACCATCCTGAATTCAGGCCAGGTAAAGCACAAAGACGATTTTGCATGGAGATTGCGCATTATCAAGGATGACAGTACTCTGAATGCATTTTGTACTCCCGGAGGATACATTTATGTTTACACCGGAATTTTGAAATACCTGGACAACGAAGCTCAATTGGCGGGCGTATTGGGTCACGAAATTGCACATGCTGATTTCCGCCATTCCACACGACAGATGACGCAGATGTACGGAGTGGAAGTATTGCTTGCGATTGTTGCAGGAAATCATCAGCAATTGTCGCAGATCACTGCCGGATTGGTTGGTTTGAAATTCTCTCGTAACCACGAATCGGAAGCAGATAAAGGTTCGGTAACTTACCTTTGTCCGACGGTTTATGCTGCAGACGGCGGAGCGGGGTTCTTTGAAAAGATCAATGCTGCCGGAGGTTCGCGCACACCTGAATTCCTGAGCACACACCCGAACCCGGAAAATCGAATTGAGAATTTTAAAAATTACAGAATAGAAATGGCCTGTCAGGGAGTGAATGATTTTGCTTCAGAATACAAGAAGGTCATTGCTAAATTACCTAAATAG